From one Bacteroidales bacterium genomic stretch:
- a CDS encoding DUF4251 domain-containing protein — MKKIAVFVLMLSIVAGGEVLYGQEKKSKKQRKAEQIEMKTKQLIDTQKYIFKGKNVRAIGTAFHNIEYYLIVTDKVIETSFLPQYSKKTNLVTGPISFYDDFEYKVENSEKGGWEIFIKIELNKMGDSVEMFLVVYPDGQAKLTVYQLTVTGFRGAPWECKGYIEGPKPNGNF, encoded by the coding sequence ATGAAAAAGATTGCTGTATTTGTCCTGATGTTGTCCATTGTTGCCGGTGGCGAAGTTTTATATGGTCAGGAAAAGAAATCGAAGAAACAACGTAAAGCTGAACAAATCGAGATGAAGACAAAGCAACTTATTGATACGCAAAAGTATATCTTTAAAGGAAAAAATGTTCGGGCAATAGGTACTGCGTTCCATAATATAGAATACTATCTTATTGTAACAGATAAAGTAATAGAAACATCTTTTTTACCACAATATTCAAAGAAAACCAATCTTGTAACCGGTCCTATATCCTTTTACGACGACTTTGAATATAAAGTGGAAAATTCCGAAAAAGGAGGTTGGGAGATCTTTATAAAGATCGAACTTAATAAAATGGGAGACTCAGTGGAAATGTTTTTAGTTGTTTATCCTGATGGTCAGGCAAAACTGACCGTATATCAGCTCACAGTAACAGGATTTAGAGGTGCCCCCTGGGAATGTAAAGGATATATAGAAGGGCCTAAACCAAACGGGAATTTTTAA
- the bamD gene encoding outer membrane protein assembly factor BamD, with product MKKFFVGLIIIITAFSSCSQYEKLRKSTNYQLKYKMAFLYYEKSDFVRSAQLFDDIVGIYSGTNKADTVSYYQAMSYFKQKDYLTASHYFTKLFKTHPQSPFAEECEFLSGYCYYKQSPRPELDQEMTFAAIESFQMFLIRHPNSKYKDECLQYIGEMQDKLVDKSYIAAKLYYNLSQYKASIVALNNSLNDYPDTKYREELMYLLLRSSYLLAENSVIEKQKERYQSAVDEYYSFIGEFPDSNYARDAQRMYERSDRYLKAKGEDDPDEDEYIETKE from the coding sequence ATGAAGAAATTTTTTGTTGGTCTCATCATCATTATCACCGCGTTTTCTTCGTGCAGCCAGTACGAAAAATTACGGAAAAGTACCAATTACCAGTTAAAATATAAAATGGCTTTTTTGTATTATGAAAAAAGTGATTTTGTTCGTTCTGCCCAATTATTTGATGACATTGTCGGAATCTATAGCGGTACGAATAAAGCGGATACCGTTTCATATTACCAGGCAATGAGTTATTTTAAACAAAAAGATTACCTGACAGCATCACATTATTTCACGAAACTATTTAAAACACATCCACAATCGCCATTTGCTGAAGAATGTGAATTTCTTTCAGGGTATTGTTACTATAAGCAAAGCCCCAGGCCGGAACTGGATCAGGAAATGACTTTTGCTGCGATTGAATCATTCCAGATGTTCCTGATACGTCATCCGAATTCTAAATATAAAGATGAGTGTTTACAGTATATTGGTGAGATGCAGGATAAACTGGTAGATAAATCATATATTGCCGCCAAGTTGTATTACAATCTCAGCCAATATAAAGCATCTATTGTTGCATTGAACAATAGTTTGAATGATTATCCGGATACTAAGTACCGGGAAGAATTAATGTATTTATTGTTACGGTCAAGCTATTTATTAGCCGAGAATAGTGTGATTGAAAAACAGAAAGAACGTTATCAGTCTGCCGTGGATGAATATTACTCATTCATTGGAGAGTTCCCTGACAGTAATTACGCCAGGGACGCCCAGCGTATGTACGAACGGTCAGACAGATACCTGAAAGCAAAGGGTGAAGACGACCCTGATGAAGATGAGTACATAGAAACAAAAGAATAA
- the trxA gene encoding thioredoxin produces MNPFNLSAQDKLVTSGNNKVKTIQLTKDAFLTKIVNYKKDTTEWKYLGDKPCLIDFYADWCGPCKRIAPILEELATEYDGQIYIYKINTDIEKELSGIFGIKSIPTLLFVPMKGAPRLAQGALPKDDLKKAIEEVLLAKNKSLSN; encoded by the coding sequence ATGAATCCATTTAATCTTTCTGCCCAGGATAAATTGGTAACATCCGGTAACAACAAAGTAAAAACCATTCAATTAACCAAAGATGCCTTTTTAACCAAAATAGTTAACTATAAAAAAGATACTACTGAATGGAAATATCTGGGGGATAAACCTTGCCTGATAGATTTTTATGCAGATTGGTGCGGGCCATGTAAAAGAATTGCTCCCATTCTGGAAGAACTGGCCACTGAGTATGATGGGCAGATTTATATTTATAAAATCAATACGGATATAGAAAAAGAATTGTCCGGTATATTTGGAATAAAAAGTATACCTACCCTTCTTTTCGTGCCTATGAAAGGAGCACCCAGATTAGCGCAGGGCGCATTGCCAAAAGACGATCTGAAAAAGGCCATCGAAGAAGTTCTATTGGCAAAAAACAAAAGCCTAAGCAATTAG
- the era gene encoding GTPase Era, whose translation MHRSGFVNIVGNPNVGKSTLMNALVGERLSVVTAKAQTTRHRIMGIINGEDYQIVYSDTPGIIQPKYKMQEGMMNFVHTSFTDADMIIYVTDVVELPGKNQEYIEKVAKMTIPVLLIINKIDLTTQEKLERLNETWKNLLPDATIIPISAKEKFNIDVLNRTIIESLPEGPAYFAKDEMTDKPERFFVSEILRGKIFENYQKEIPYSTEVVIESFKEEGNIIRIQALIYVERETQKAILIGKKGSALKKTATEARKEMEIFFAKKIFLETFVKVRKDWRNNENYLKNLGYIS comes from the coding sequence ATGCATCGTTCCGGTTTTGTAAATATCGTTGGAAATCCCAATGTCGGCAAATCTACATTGATGAATGCGCTTGTAGGTGAAAGGTTATCGGTAGTCACTGCAAAAGCGCAGACAACACGTCACCGTATTATGGGGATCATCAATGGGGAAGATTATCAGATCGTTTATTCCGACACACCCGGCATTATTCAACCTAAATATAAGATGCAGGAAGGGATGATGAATTTTGTCCATACTTCATTCACTGATGCCGACATGATCATATATGTTACTGATGTCGTGGAGCTACCGGGAAAAAATCAGGAGTATATTGAGAAGGTAGCAAAAATGACTATTCCTGTATTATTGATCATCAATAAGATCGATCTGACTACTCAGGAAAAGCTGGAGCGGTTGAATGAAACATGGAAAAACCTGTTGCCTGATGCTACTATTATCCCTATATCAGCAAAAGAAAAGTTTAATATTGATGTGCTTAACCGGACGATTATTGAATCCCTGCCTGAAGGACCGGCGTATTTTGCTAAAGATGAGATGACTGATAAGCCGGAACGCTTTTTTGTCTCTGAAATACTGAGAGGAAAGATCTTTGAGAATTACCAGAAAGAAATCCCTTACTCCACGGAAGTGGTCATAGAGTCTTTTAAAGAAGAAGGGAATATTATACGTATACAGGCTTTAATTTATGTGGAGCGTGAAACGCAGAAAGCCATTCTGATAGGTAAAAAGGGCAGTGCATTAAAAAAAACGGCAACTGAGGCAAGAAAAGAGATGGAAATATTTTTTGCAAAAAAGATATTTCTCGAGACGTTTGTGAAAGTAAGAAAAGATTGGCGCAATAATGAGAATTACCTGAAGAATCTGGGCTATATTAGTTAG
- a CDS encoding DNA-directed RNA polymerase subunit omega yields the protein MDLKKSKAPVTTITRDLDKLYEPTGNIYETVVIVSKRANQIGVEMKQELNRKLEEFSSYTDNLEEVFENREQIEISRFYEKLPKPSLIALQEFLDQDVYYRNPETGIESTKG from the coding sequence ATGGATTTAAAAAAATCAAAAGCACCTGTTACCACCATCACCCGCGATTTAGATAAGTTATATGAGCCGACAGGTAACATATATGAAACAGTAGTCATTGTTTCAAAAAGGGCGAACCAGATAGGTGTTGAAATGAAACAGGAGCTCAACCGTAAATTGGAAGAATTCTCCAGTTATACCGATAATCTGGAAGAAGTATTTGAGAACAGGGAGCAAATAGAAATATCCCGTTTTTATGAAAAATTGCCCAAACCATCATTGATCGCTTTACAGGAGTTCCTGGATCAGGATGTTTATTACCGCAATCCTGAAACCGGGATTGAGTCAACCAAAGGATGA
- the coaBC gene encoding bifunctional phosphopantothenoylcysteine decarboxylase/phosphopantothenate--cysteine ligase CoaBC: MTLKGKHIIIGITGSIAAYKSAMLVRLLVKEGADVRVIMTPLAKEFITPLTMATLSKHPILVDFFDPENGAWNSHVDLGIWADAYLIAPATANTIAKMATGVADNLLLTTYLSARCPVFIAPAMDMDMFLHPATTLNLELLKKRNVHIIEPLSGELASGLDGKGRMEEPEHIVRILAQVLTNNDCAGKKVLVTAGPTYEPIDPVRFIGNHSSGKMGYAVAEELAMRGAEVILISGPTNLNADHPAIKTIHVQTAEEMYQASVIHFPKTDVAIMAAAVADFTPEKAQSQKIKGKQAYSLPLIPTKDIAAELGKIKEQRQILIGFALETHDEKEHAIQKLDKKNLDFIVLNSLNDVGAGFGHTTNKITIIDKKGNNQQFPLKKKEEVARDIVDKLVTYF, from the coding sequence ATGACGCTTAAGGGAAAACATATCATTATAGGTATTACGGGAAGCATAGCAGCATATAAATCTGCTATGCTTGTTCGTTTATTGGTAAAGGAAGGAGCAGATGTAAGGGTGATCATGACCCCGTTGGCCAAAGAGTTTATTACTCCGCTCACCATGGCAACCCTATCCAAGCATCCGATCCTGGTGGATTTTTTTGACCCGGAGAATGGAGCATGGAACAGTCATGTTGATCTGGGTATCTGGGCCGATGCATATCTGATCGCACCTGCCACAGCCAATACTATCGCAAAAATGGCTACCGGAGTTGCCGACAATTTACTGCTCACCACCTATTTATCAGCCAGATGTCCGGTCTTTATTGCACCGGCCATGGATATGGATATGTTTCTCCATCCTGCTACCACACTAAATCTTGAATTACTCAAAAAGCGTAATGTCCATATCATTGAACCGTTAAGCGGGGAACTGGCGAGTGGACTTGACGGGAAAGGGCGTATGGAAGAGCCGGAGCATATTGTCCGGATACTGGCTCAGGTATTGACGAACAACGATTGTGCCGGAAAAAAGGTATTGGTTACGGCCGGACCTACTTATGAACCGATAGATCCTGTACGTTTTATAGGGAATCATTCTTCGGGGAAAATGGGTTATGCTGTGGCGGAAGAACTGGCCATGCGGGGAGCTGAAGTGATATTGATCAGCGGGCCTACCAACCTGAATGCCGATCATCCGGCCATTAAAACCATCCATGTACAGACGGCTGAAGAAATGTATCAGGCTTCTGTTATACATTTTCCGAAGACAGATGTAGCTATAATGGCTGCCGCTGTTGCTGATTTCACACCGGAAAAAGCACAATCACAGAAAATAAAAGGAAAACAGGCTTATTCGCTGCCATTGATCCCGACAAAAGATATCGCAGCCGAACTGGGAAAAATAAAAGAACAAAGACAGATATTGATCGGATTTGCCCTTGAAACACATGACGAGAAAGAACACGCCATACAAAAACTGGACAAAAAAAACCTGGATTTCATTGTTCTCAATTCATTGAACGATGTAGGAGCCGGGTTCGGGCATACGACCAATAAGATCACCATTATTGACAAAAAGGGGAATAATCAACAATTCCCTCTGAAAAAAAAGGAAGAAGTAGCCAGAGATATTGTAGATAAACTAGTGACTTATTTTTGA
- a CDS encoding galactose mutarotase, producing the protein MKYVILLGFVFMALSCTTSSKPSVNQEEWGSTDSKPVYLFTLTNSNGITAEITNYGATLVSFNVPDKDGKFENIVLGLDRLESYLAGHPSLGCVIGRYANRIGNAKFILNGTEYTLAKNNGENHIHGGVKRFSHKVWDASISSDINTAKLSLICTAADMEEGYPGNMVIKVDYVLNNDNELVLNYSATTDKPTVINLTNHSYFNLTGCKENVLGHQVKIYADAYTPVDEGNIPTGEIRSVAGTEYDLREWTTIGDRLSILPKGYDNNYCLKGTPNHAVLAAELYEPKSGRLLQTFTTEPGVQFYTSCNLDGSKKSPSGVPYSAFMGACFEAQHYPDSPNKPDFPSTTLNPGETYTQVTTYKVGIK; encoded by the coding sequence ATGAAATATGTAATCTTGTTAGGCTTTGTTTTTATGGCATTATCTTGTACAACGTCTTCCAAACCTTCAGTCAATCAGGAAGAATGGGGGTCAACCGATTCGAAGCCGGTTTATTTATTTACATTGACCAATTCAAACGGAATAACAGCTGAAATCACTAATTACGGGGCTACTCTTGTTTCTTTCAATGTCCCTGATAAGGACGGAAAATTTGAAAATATTGTGTTGGGGCTTGACCGTCTGGAGAGTTATCTGGCTGGGCATCCCAGCTTGGGTTGTGTCATTGGACGTTATGCCAACCGGATAGGGAATGCGAAATTTATACTCAACGGTACGGAATATACATTAGCTAAAAACAATGGAGAAAACCATATACATGGGGGAGTAAAAAGGTTTAGCCATAAGGTATGGGACGCCAGTATTTCCTCAGATATAAATACTGCCAAATTATCATTGATCTGTACAGCTGCAGACATGGAAGAAGGATATCCGGGAAATATGGTCATAAAAGTCGATTATGTCCTTAATAATGACAATGAACTGGTCCTTAATTATTCTGCTACTACGGATAAGCCGACAGTGATCAATCTGACGAATCACAGTTACTTTAACCTGACAGGATGTAAAGAAAATGTTTTAGGGCATCAGGTAAAAATATATGCCGATGCATATACTCCGGTGGACGAAGGGAATATCCCAACCGGAGAAATACGCTCTGTCGCCGGTACGGAATATGACCTGAGGGAATGGACCACTATAGGAGACCGTTTGTCTATCCTTCCTAAAGGGTATGATAATAATTATTGTCTGAAAGGTACACCCAATCATGCTGTACTTGCTGCAGAATTATACGAGCCGAAAAGCGGACGTCTTCTTCAAACCTTTACCACTGAACCGGGGGTTCAGTTTTATACCAGCTGTAATCTGGATGGCAGTAAAAAAAGTCCTTCAGGGGTACCTTATTCCGCATTTATGGGCGCTTGTTTTGAAGCACAACATTATCCCGATTCTCCCAATAAACCGGATTTTCCATCTACCACACTGAATCCGGGAGAAACATATACTCAGGTAACCACTTATAAAGTAGGAATAAAATAA
- the yaaA gene encoding peroxide stress protein YaaA — MLMIISPAKILNLKPQKVVTNYTQPEFLKQASVIVDELKHYPPEKLAELLETNFMIAQTNFDRYARWHTPFTRNNAKQSILTFNGEVYNGLKASSLSQEDLSFSQDHLRILSGLYGVLRPLDLMQPYRLPMGTSLSFNGYKDLYDFWRKDITDALVKYFSRSTKKVLVNLASDEYFRSVDRKRLNNVRIIHCEFKEWKAGKYKTIVVYTKKARGLMCRFAIEHRITDPENLKAFDSENYLFEESISSENNWVFVRHK; from the coding sequence ATGTTAATGATCATTTCTCCGGCAAAAATACTGAACCTAAAACCTCAAAAGGTAGTTACAAATTATACGCAACCGGAATTTCTAAAGCAGGCATCAGTCATTGTTGATGAATTAAAGCATTATCCTCCGGAAAAGTTGGCCGAACTATTGGAGACTAATTTCATGATCGCCCAAACCAATTTTGACCGGTATGCCAGGTGGCACACTCCATTTACCCGGAATAATGCCAAACAAAGTATACTTACATTCAATGGTGAAGTATATAACGGACTGAAAGCGTCTTCTTTATCGCAGGAAGATTTATCTTTTTCCCAGGACCATCTTCGTATTTTATCAGGTTTATATGGCGTTTTGCGACCATTAGACCTGATGCAGCCATATCGTCTTCCCATGGGTACGTCGTTATCTTTTAACGGATATAAAGATCTTTATGATTTCTGGCGGAAAGATATTACCGATGCACTGGTAAAGTATTTCTCCAGAAGCACAAAAAAAGTCCTCGTAAATTTAGCTTCTGATGAATATTTCCGCTCTGTTGACCGGAAAAGATTGAATAATGTCAGGATCATTCATTGTGAATTTAAAGAATGGAAGGCCGGCAAATACAAAACAATTGTTGTATACACAAAAAAAGCCAGAGGATTGATGTGTCGTTTCGCTATTGAACACCGTATTACAGATCCGGAAAACTTAAAGGCTTTTGATAGTGAGAATTATTTGTTTGAAGAAAGTATCTCTTCTGAAAACAATTGGGTATTTGTGAGGCATAAATGA
- a CDS encoding DUF4835 family protein, whose amino-acid sequence MKVNIKHIFCCFFLAYLTSVSGQELRCNVQLITTKIQGSNKSVTDALQTALYEFVNSRVWTNNTFTAEERIECNMLLNITGLTGNEFTGSIQIQSRRPVFNSVYNTTLINFQDKDLKFTYVEGEPLEFSEVAYQSNLTSIIAFYVYIILGMDYDSFSLNGGTPYFQKAETVVTNAQKSSEKGWRAYDGSSGNRNRYWLVQNILDDRYRNIREFTYKYHRLGLDRMSERPNEARSDIADYLKLIQDVYRRKPDPYMFLLQFIFDAKSSEWLELFSNSPAEEKTRVVKILKEIDPSNISKYDKL is encoded by the coding sequence ATGAAAGTGAATATCAAACATATTTTCTGCTGTTTTTTTCTTGCATATCTAACATCCGTATCAGGACAGGAACTCCGGTGTAATGTCCAATTAATTACGACCAAGATACAGGGATCCAATAAAAGTGTAACCGATGCTCTACAAACAGCACTTTACGAATTTGTTAATTCCAGGGTTTGGACCAATAATACTTTTACTGCAGAAGAACGTATCGAATGCAATATGTTATTGAATATCACAGGACTGACAGGTAATGAATTTACCGGAAGCATCCAGATACAATCACGTCGACCTGTATTTAATTCCGTATATAACACGACTTTGATTAACTTTCAGGATAAGGATTTAAAATTCACTTATGTGGAAGGAGAACCATTGGAGTTCAGTGAAGTCGCTTATCAATCGAATCTTACCTCCATCATTGCTTTTTATGTATATATCATTTTAGGGATGGATTATGATTCGTTTTCCCTCAATGGGGGAACTCCTTATTTCCAGAAAGCAGAAACAGTGGTGACCAATGCACAGAAATCAAGTGAGAAAGGATGGCGTGCATATGACGGATCAAGTGGGAACAGGAATCGTTACTGGTTGGTTCAAAATATACTGGACGATCGTTACCGCAATATCCGTGAGTTTACTTATAAATATCATCGTTTGGGACTGGACCGGATGAGCGAACGGCCCAATGAAGCACGTAGTGATATCGCAGATTATTTAAAACTCATTCAGGATGTTTACCGTAGAAAACCCGACCCGTATATGTTTCTTCTTCAATTCATTTTTGATGCTAAATCAAGTGAGTGGCTGGAACTTTTCTCTAATTCGCCGGCCGAAGAAAAAACAAGAGTAGTGAAGATATTGAAAGAAATTGACCCGTCAAATATCTCCAAATACGATAAATTGTAG
- a CDS encoding YccF domain-containing protein produces the protein MSCLGNIIWLVFGGIFIAFEYIIAGLIYCLTIIGIPWGIKCFHLAVLAFWPFGREIVSCPQQSGCLNTLMNVIWIFIGGIWICLSHLIFGLILCITIIGIPFGLQHFKLAAFSLSPFGKNII, from the coding sequence ATGTCTTGTTTGGGTAATATTATCTGGCTGGTATTTGGAGGAATATTTATAGCCTTCGAATATATTATTGCCGGATTGATTTATTGTCTCACAATTATAGGTATTCCATGGGGAATTAAATGTTTTCACCTGGCCGTTTTGGCATTTTGGCCATTCGGGCGTGAGATAGTATCCTGTCCACAACAATCAGGGTGCCTTAATACTTTGATGAATGTTATATGGATTTTTATTGGAGGTATATGGATCTGTCTTTCGCACTTGATTTTCGGACTTATCTTATGCATTACGATTATTGGAATACCTTTCGGCCTCCAGCACTTTAAGCTGGCCGCTTTTTCCCTGTCTCCGTTTGGGAAAAATATCATATAG